In Salarias fasciatus chromosome 13, fSalaFa1.1, whole genome shotgun sequence, the sequence AGTGAACCAGAGTCAGACACAGAAGGGCTAAGACCAGGAGACACATTAATAGCCTCGATGTCTTCTGTTGAAACACTAGCCTCAGAATCATCTGCAACAGGATTCAGAGAGGAAATCTCTGACTCAGAAGCATCATTTCCTGAATAAGAAACAACTTCTGATGCAGAAATACCTTCCGTTTTAGGGACACTGTTCTGCGATAGACACTCATCCTTTTCTGATTCTTTGCTCTCTTTAGTTGAAACAGAAACTTCTtgaggagcagaaacactgtTAACTGATTCAGAAATATCATTAACAGAATCACCATTTTCTGGTTTAGAAACATTTTGATGCAAATCCGAATCAGCTTTTTCCACTTTAAgagtgtgtttttctgactcACAAACTTCATCTTTTGCATTATTTACATCTTTCTGTGATTCTTTTGGCGAGGGTGAAACGCCAGAAACCTCTTCAGGCTCTGATGTTGTGGTGGACTGTAATGAGGACGTGCTGGGTTCTGAAGCAGCGTGCACATCAGAAGAAATTTCAGATTCTCTCTGTGCAGAATCAATTGCTGAAGAAGCCTCAAATGCTGCAACCTGTAAACTAGAGTCTAGAGGAGTTTGTGCATTCAAAGTTTCAGATTTTTGTGGGGTTTGCACCGCTGACTGACCAGATTCTTGTGGCAAGGAGCTCACAGTCTCCTGTGTTTTTTCTGTAGAAACATTTGGGGGGAGTATGCTGTGGGCTGGACTTGAACTGGAAATTTTTGTGTTAATATCAGAAGACCCAGCTTGCTTTGGATCGGACAGCGTGGTACTTGTGTCAGAGGAAGATATTTTCACCGATGGGTTGGAGGAACTGATTTGTGATACAGTGTCTGGTTTAGGTAGCAGAGAAGAGCTTACGTTGGTGTCTGATTGAACTGAGTCTGGGGGGTTAGAATCCAACACAGGGGACGCAGTTTCCACTACAGCACTAGATTTGACAGAGTGACACTCCTCTGAGGTAGAATCAATGCTcaagttttcacttttttctgtaCCTTGTACAAGAGTAGTAAGATTAGGTGAAGTAGAATCTGTTGGTGCAGGGGAAAGACCAGGTACAGCCGCTTTGCCTGCAGGGTTTGATAAAGTTGGTTCTTCGAGCAACTTCAATTTTTCCTTTTCTGGAAGAACTTCAGCTGTACTGCTGTTCTTCTGTTCACTGATTTTTGAATCAGATGAAACTTTGGTTTGTTCTGGTTTAATGCTTGGGGTGGCATCTGAGTCTGCATTTTTCACATAATTATCAAGGTTGACCGTCTGTTCAGTGGCATCTAAAGATGGACAATCTGATTTATGCACTTCTGTGGATACCGTTTTCACAGcactctctgcagcagcatgttgTTCTGACAAACCTTCCGATGCTGAAGCCATGTTTTCCAAGGATTCCTTTGAAACAGAATCCTCTTTACTGAGCGTGGAAACCACTTCTCCTACATTTTCTGCAGGGCCACTTTTTTCTACTGAGCGCTCAGATGATTGAGCTGTGTTTGCTGTGGGCTCATTTGCTTCAGACCCCTCTTTTATGACAGCAGCCTCATTTTTTACATCAGCTGATGGCTTCACTGACgacttttctttattcttttctgCTTCTGCGGCTTTGGCAGCTTTGCGTTTTGCAGCCAACTCTTTGAAAAACATGAGCCGGTTATCGGGATCACTCATATCTACAAATGCTGGAAGGTTAAACAATGGAGGCTGAGATGCTGCTTCATTGGTTTTGATTTGTTCTACATCTGGCTGTTTTAATAATTCTTCTGCTTTTGGGTTTTCTGACAGTTCCTTCGAATTGTCTTCCTCTGGCAATTCTTTGTCTTTTTCGCCTGCTTTACTGTCTCCTTCACCAGGTTTTGAGGTTTCTGAGGACGAGTGATCAAGAGTTGCTGATTTTATGAACCGACTCCATTCAATAGGTTCTCTCGACGAAGACCTTCTTTGTCCCAAAAGTTGAGAAAGAATGGGTAACTTTGCCTGTTCAGGTTCATTTTTGTCACCTTCCTCATCTTGCTCATTTGATTTAGTATCTGGAGAAGTGTTCTGCTGATCAAGAGAGCTGAAAATCAAAGAGGATCTTAACCTGGAACTCCTTGGTTGTGCAGCATTATATTTCCTACGAAAAGAATCCTCTCTTCGCAAAGCAGACAGCTTTGGCTCTCGTTGCTCTGCCTCCTCAATTTTTTCTCCATCCGTTGTGGACGAAGACTCTGAAGGCGTTGGCGTTGTTTTGGTGACAGTCAGTGGGGCAGGCTCCTCAACTGCTTGCTTTGGCTGCTCTTTTGTAAGTGTTTTGACGTAACTTGGTATGTGACTTGCTCTTGGCACAGCAGGGACTTTAAACTCTCGGACATTCGGAATCTTTGGAAGTGACAAGTCGACTCTTGATGCCGTTTGCTGTATCGGGTACGAGGGCTCTTCGAAGGGATCCGACGCTTGAGGCGGTGCCATTGGAAGACCTTCTTCTCCAGGATTATCGTACGCACTGAGGTATGAGCTAATTCTCCAGTTTCTCAAACCCCGTTTCACTGCAGGATCTTTTCGGTCGGAGGTGAAGTCTTGGAAAAAACGTTTTTGTTCAGTGGGATTTGAAGGGGTAGGAGAAGTCTGACAGGCATACGGCTGGCCTAAACTCGGTCTTCTGGGATGAGCTGAACCAAAAGGCATATCTGCTGCAAGTAGTTTCTCTGAGCCCTGGTCAAAGTCTACAGGTTCGGCAGATGATAAATAGTTAAGAACAGGGTCAAAGCCATCGGGCGATACAAGATCTTGTGGTAGACCAGGTTCTGGGTACTGATCTGTTGAGAGATAATCTTGGTTCCAGAACTTGTCATGAGCAGTGTAATCTGCTTcccgccctggtcctggatgAGGCTGCTGCCCCTTGGTAAACCGTCTTCCATGGAACTCAGAGTCTGGCATTCCCTGTGGCGGCAAGAACTGCGTAGAGTATCTACCATGAACACCTTCAGCATAAGAGTGACGTTTAAAAGCAGGGTTTTCCATCATAGGAGTCCTGGAGGAACCCTGATCAAAGGGTGGATCCATGCGCAACTGCTGGGAAGGGAATCTGCTGTATAAATCTGCTGGTCCACGCGGCTGGTCCTGCTTTTTATGAGGCATCCCCCAATCTCCTTCATCGTAAGAATGTCTGGCCCACTCAGCTGGGGGACCGGTGTCCAGAAATTTCTTTGGTTCTCTGTAGAGTGGCCTTCGCTCGCTTGGGTACTGCCTCTTTTGGGAATGGCCTAAGCCTTCCATTGGACCAGGCATGTTTTCGATAATCAGCGGCTGCGACTGAGCATACAGGATCCTAAACTCCTCATCAAAAGTTGTCACCAGCTGTCCAAGGAATAGGTGTGCCATACACCGGTGGAGCTTCTCATAAGACCACATGAAgctacacaaacacagaatgagtcaaataaacaacaaaatccATATAAAAAGTCAATACAGTAGTAAACAGTGCTCTAAAAAAATAGAATTCAACATCTAAACATATATTCACACATGTAATTACTTTGTATAATGAGGACAACCTTAGGCACAAACTGGAATAGCCTCACCTGTAGTTTCCACTCAGAACTGCCCTGCAGTCAGTCAACAGGAAACGATCCATCATCTGACCTTTAAAGGATTTTCCTGAGCGGCACTGATACGTGATGCCAGGCACTGTTCTCACTCgtaaaaactgaaaagcacataaaaaaaaaccaacaccaCCACATTAGCAATAAAGTAGTTTTATGAACAGTTTTTAACTCTTATTGACTCTAGGTGGCAGCATTGCATTAGCATAGATGGTTTGGAGATGGAGTCTTAAGAACATGGCTCCATTCCAGTTCTTTTAATCTCAGTGGTATTTCATTCCAATAAATCTTTTTACAAAAAATGTGGTACAtcaaaaaagtaaaacagtaATGTGATGGTGGGAATGTAAATGCTACAGCTTTGTCCAAATATTTCAATGTAATTATGATTCATATCGGGTAGTAAAAATGATGTGAAGTTGCAGATTAAATCAGTTTGAATCAATGTGATTTTTGGATGTGAAACACTCAGCTGTGGCTGAACTAGTAAAGCGAGTAATCTTCCAGTTCCGACATTGGTGACTCAGTCTCCCATCTCTCCCTGTCCATGTGTGGAATTATCCGTAACTCTGAACCCCAAAGCAGCAGCTGTCACcactgatgtgtgtgaatgtggaaaACGGCATCAAGTGCACTGAGACAGCTGAAGCTGGAAACATTCATTAATCATTCATTCTTTATTTAACTTTGTGTGATAAAGTCATATAGCAGCTTAAATATACTGACAGTACTTGTGCTTTTCCCTCCATGCAGAGGGATATTGCTGGtaatatttgaaatgtttgataCTGGCAGAAAATCCCACGAAAAGACAGAAGCCAATATATGGAGATTGCCCATGAAAAGTTCATAAATACTAACTGAAAAccccaaaaaaggaaaacacagacttGCTAGTGAGTATTGTGACCAATGGATCAATGCACATGAATTGGTGCATGTGGTGAAATACATAAACATATTAAATCTCTAAGcagcattttttcatttcaccaaGCAGAAAATTGCAGCTCCTGTGACAAAATAGTAATAAAGGACACTTGTACTCACTTGAATGCTCTGTAGATTTACTCTGCAGTTGGACACCATGTCAACAAAGTGATGTGCGTTCAGCTCATCCAGAATGACGTACACTGCAACGTTTCTCATGGCCGCATTGAGAATATCCGCGAACATGTCCACATCGGTAAACATGTCCATTGCTATTGCAATGACCTGAGGATATGAAAGCCACAATCAGGACCAATGTGAAACCAAAAGTGACACAGGAGTCAAGTGTTGACAGACATAAAAGAGGTTTGTCAGGAACACTGAATGATGAATGTGAAAGGCTAACCTGCTGGGCATTCTTTATAAGTCGTCGGGCCTGATCTTTAATGCTCGGCATGTCCGGTTCAGGAGGGTTTACCAAAGTGGTGACCTCTGTGGGACCCAGGAAGTGATGCATCTGAGGCCAGCCGAGGTCCAAACCCGGGGCGTCCAGGTCAGAGTGAAGCGGCCAGTATGTGTCCGAGGAGCCATCTTCCCCGACTTCCAGAAAATGCTGCTCGGGGTGGCCGCTCTGGTGTGGAATGTGAACTGAGTTCTGAATGTGCTGAATTTCAGGCGTGCACAGAAAGTCCACCACATCTGCTTTTTGGAGGAACTGATAGTATCCCTCCAAGTCCTCCTCGACCAGTGCGTCAATAGCCAGGCGATACTCTTCCCGGTAGTGAGGAGGGAGGTAGTTGGGGTGATTGGGGTTATCCCCCGCAGACGAACACTGCGAGCGACGTGCCATGCTGTTGTCTTAAGAGAGGACGGGGACGAGAGGAGACATTCACATAGATCAGTATCTTTCACTCAACCCACAGCAGCACCCTTAACACCAGGAGCAGCTAAAGCAGTGCCCTCACAAACAACTCATCAGTACACATGACATCCTTTGAAACTTTAATTATTCTGAAAGTCTGTACCAAGTAGAATTTTGCAACAGCGATGAAGTAACTCTCAGTTTCAAACAGGCTGCCACTGATTCCTGACTGGTCAtacatgaaaatgttgaaacGGAAACTGCTAGAAGTTCTCAAATATTTACATGAGCTGCTTTTCTTTACTTGACGGTACTTTGGTTACATTTAGGTTTTGTGAAATTGTAACtgaaaaaaaccacaacaaataTCAAGTTTTAGTCCCTGAAGTTGATTTATCCTGACGCTGTGGCTTCTGCCATAGAAAGTGAAGATGGCTTTGGGTGTGATTGCAGGTCGTCTCTCTGCGTTCCCCCCGGGAAGGGCTGTAATCTGCTGCTACACTGCTTTCTCTTCAATGACTTGTCCTCACAAGTCAGTTCAGGATCATTTCaatgagaaaatgaatgaagagaGGCTCACATCATGAAGTCTGTTCACCTAATGTTGTAGTTTACTGCTAAATCAATCAAAGGAGGGTTTATGTGTCATGTCTGTAGAGGTTTATTGATAGTTTATCTTCCATTTCTTAGTGGATTTAGGGTTGGATGTCAAATTCTGAGAAATAATAGGACACACCCAACTCTGCAACTACTGTTACATTACAGAGAGTCCTTATCACCGGATCTGTTACAGAAACAGttctgggaagaaaaaagaaaaatgaatgaggGAAGACTGCCTCTAACCACAGGATAGATGGTTTTGGGTGCGGCTCCTCCCTCCGGCCAAACACCCGAAAAACTCTCTGTTTGCAAGTTTCTGTCAAAGAAGCGGCGTGAATCTTAAAGGAGACACCGCAACAAAGTAACAGTAACAGCCGTGTGTAGAAACACTCGAGTCAGTTGTTTtgaggagtaaaaaaaaaaaaataaaacaaaacacatgaagtAAATGGCGGTCGGCTCTCCTTCCGCTCAAACACACTCGGAGTTTAGTCAACTTTAAAGCGACTGTCAGGAAATGAAGAGGTCAGCCATATGTTCACCCAACTAACGCAAACTCCAAGGTAATAAAAGCGACAGCCAGGTGATCCTACCTCGTTGATATCTGCTTCCCGTCAGCGACGCTTCCCGTCAgtcattctttttttctgttttcattcgtGGCTGTTTTCGTTGCTGCTGTAGTTTTTATTCACTCCATGTCTGTCTCCTCCGCCGCGTCTCTCTTTCAGTCCAGGTGTTTACTGGTCCAGGGTTTTTGCTCTCGCATGTCTCCGTCGCCCAGATAAACCAGTTTCGTGTCATGCTTCAGGCATGTtgacggcgtgtgtgtgtgtgtgtgtgtgtgtgtgtctgagcggCGGAgggaagagaagcagcaggacggAAGAGTCAGTCAGCTCGGCTCGGCTCAGCTCGGCTCAGCCCCGCCTCGCCTCCGAGTCCCACCACAGCtagtcctcctcttcctcctcttcctctggacTCTGCACACCTCTTATCTCGCTACCGACGGCCGCTATTGCTGCTTATCGCATTATAGAAAGACAATGAAACACCAGCTTCACCTTCTCGGCACGCGCTGCGCAAATAATGAATATACCAGTAATAATGCACAGGTTGCAGGATGACTCAAATCTAATCTACACAGTTCTTTAGTAAACCCATTTGAAGTCTCAGAGTAAAACTCAAAAAGTGTGAATCAAGTTGATAATCTAATGGATTTAACATCAGTCCAgcattcacacattcatccattcacgtCAAGTCAAACTCAAACTTTATATATAAATCACTTTtcataattaaaacaaaacaacacaaaggacTTTACAGCATTAAAGCAACAATCATTATATAATACAATaatataatgaaaacacatccagcaaacacacactgccacaccTTCACCGtaatgtctcacacacacagattacagATTTAGAcctaaataaacaaaagaagtCACTGTTCTAAACTCTCCAGCAAGACACCTGAATCACCCCATACTGATTTCTGATTTGGGGGCATACAAAAGATAGAATTAGAGTCTCCCAGAAGAATTCCCACTTTAGTGAAAAACTAGTTCCTAAAGATGTAGTTTCTCAAAGTTGGAGCCATCCCTCTTCTGAAATGGCTGTTGGCATCTTTCTCCCATACTCTCATTCTGATCAGTGGATATTAAACTTTTCTATAATTTGCCATTGATGCCTTTTCAGATGGATTCACGACATCACAGTCACTTCAGGGAACCTAACTGACtcttaaaatgcagaaaatttcCAACATGCACCTCACAGCAGCATGCAGATGTCAGTGCAAAGGGGAAAAACCCCTTCAAACAGGAAGAGGCTTGACGTGAGCCACAGTGAGGGGTGGCAGCCGTGTGCCTCCGTCGGCGAGGCGTGGCGAGGCAGGGCAAGGCAAATGTATTTATGTCACAACAATTAGACGCAAGGCgattcacagtgctttacaaagaaaaagaagaaatacattCAAACAAAGCGGTTAAGAAGGGCATAAAGAAGAACAATAAAAGTAAAAGCTTTATTAAGACAAAGgtaataaaataagtaaaatctaTTGTTTAATGGAAAGCCGAATCATATTTTAAAGGAAACgagtttgttccacaggtgacGAGTGTTActtaaagctgcttcaccttgtttcttctgactctgggaacatTTAGTAAACCTCCTCCTGAACACCTCAGGGGTCTGGATGTCTCATATTGGACTTGTAAATCTGAGATATATTTAGGTGTGTGATCATTCAAAGCTTTATAGACCCGAAGTAAGATTTTAAAGTCAGTCCTTTGACACAGAGAGCAGCGTGGCTCTTTAGCTCCTCTTTAGTGGCTCTCTGAAGGTTTCAGAAAATAATTTCTCAACTGTTACACTGAGACTGGTTCTAGATGGGTTTCAGACAtccaaatcaaacatgaaacCAACTTCCCCCCTCCAAAAAATAAATGGgatgttttaatttcattttagaaattaaaaacaaacaaacaaacaaacaaacaaacatttgcgTAGCCATGCAACATAAACAGAGACCGAAGCAAAGCCCTGCAAAggttttgatatttttggcaAACTCTTTCACAAAATCTGGGGTAGATTACTAATGTAACTCGATTCAATTTGCATTGAGAAATCTCTCAGACCGATGAGATAGGGGGTTAAACATTGAGCTGATCCGTAGAATAGGAAAGCCTG encodes:
- the fam83ha gene encoding protein FAM83H isoform X1 — protein: MARRSQCSSAGDNPNHPNYLPPHYREEYRLAIDALVEEDLEGYYQFLQKADVVDFLCTPEIQHIQNSVHIPHQSGHPEQHFLEVGEDGSSDTYWPLHSDLDAPGLDLGWPQMHHFLGPTEVTTLVNPPEPDMPSIKDQARRLIKNAQQVIAIAMDMFTDVDMFADILNAAMRNVAVYVILDELNAHHFVDMVSNCRVNLQSIQFLRVRTVPGITYQCRSGKSFKGQMMDRFLLTDCRAVLSGNYSFMWSYEKLHRCMAHLFLGQLVTTFDEEFRILYAQSQPLIIENMPGPMEGLGHSQKRQYPSERRPLYREPKKFLDTGPPAEWARHSYDEGDWGMPHKKQDQPRGPADLYSRFPSQQLRMDPPFDQGSSRTPMMENPAFKRHSYAEGVHGRYSTQFLPPQGMPDSEFHGRRFTKGQQPHPGPGREADYTAHDKFWNQDYLSTDQYPEPGLPQDLVSPDGFDPVLNYLSSAEPVDFDQGSEKLLAADMPFGSAHPRRPSLGQPYACQTSPTPSNPTEQKRFFQDFTSDRKDPAVKRGLRNWRISSYLSAYDNPGEEGLPMAPPQASDPFEEPSYPIQQTASRVDLSLPKIPNVREFKVPAVPRASHIPSYVKTLTKEQPKQAVEEPAPLTVTKTTPTPSESSSTTDGEKIEEAEQREPKLSALRREDSFRRKYNAAQPRSSRLRSSLIFSSLDQQNTSPDTKSNEQDEEGDKNEPEQAKLPILSQLLGQRRSSSREPIEWSRFIKSATLDHSSSETSKPGEGDSKAGEKDKELPEEDNSKELSENPKAEELLKQPDVEQIKTNEAASQPPLFNLPAFVDMSDPDNRLMFFKELAAKRKAAKAAEAEKNKEKSSVKPSADVKNEAAVIKEGSEANEPTANTAQSSERSVEKSGPAENVGEVVSTLSKEDSVSKESLENMASASEGLSEQHAAAESAVKTVSTEVHKSDCPSLDATEQTVNLDNYVKNADSDATPSIKPEQTKVSSDSKISEQKNSSTAEVLPEKEKLKLLEEPTLSNPAGKAAVPGLSPAPTDSTSPNLTTLVQGTEKSENLSIDSTSEECHSVKSSAVVETASPVLDSNPPDSVQSDTNVSSSLLPKPDTVSQISSSNPSVKISSSDTSTTLSDPKQAGSSDINTKISSSSPAHSILPPNVSTEKTQETVSSLPQESGQSAVQTPQKSETLNAQTPLDSSLQVAAFEASSAIDSAQRESEISSDVHAASEPSTSSLQSTTTSEPEEVSGVSPSPKESQKDVNNAKDEVCESEKHTLKVEKADSDLHQNVSKPENGDSVNDISESVNSVSAPQEVSVSTKESKESEKDECLSQNSVPKTEGISASEVVSYSGNDASESEISSLNPVADDSEASVSTEDIEAINVSPGLSPSVSDSGSLPVKSPAPEPDLKETSTVSTPELTPTHNLPSETASSVKTDIAVNVSQSETTASSQDAPKQAAPPSDLEATGLNVSLQSISDTVCPASETPTDSDEGPQHPSGSSPSSPAEPTSKEAVAVNPPSSTPDVDTSESQTSKPAVASENEKPGTDEEKSSDTKSTNKIEGDSSQDSVSSGKTNDQAKQIICPEPAEVTTKQPKSSQPRYHASTANVLSSSNLRDDTKLLLEQISAQSQTRGETTKESPVTDDEKEDEADKLAKREKERGIRSLNKGQDKPAPEREKLLERIQSMRKERRVYSRFEV
- the fam83ha gene encoding protein FAM83H isoform X2 → MARRSQCSSAGDNPNHPNYLPPHYREEYRLAIDALVEEDLEGYYQFLQKADVVDFLCTPEIQHIQNSVHIPHQSGHPEQHFLEVGEDGSSDTYWPLHSDLDAPGLDLGWPQMHHFLGPTEVTTLVNPPEPDMPSIKDQARRLIKNAQQVIAIAMDMFTDVDMFADILNAAMRNVAVYVILDELNAHHFVDMVSNCRVNLQSIQFLRVRTVPGITYQCRSGKSFKGQMMDRFLLTDCRAVLSGNYSFMWSYEKLHRCMAHLFLGQLVTTFDEEFRILYAQSQPLIIENMPGPMEGLGHSQKRQYPSERRPLYREPKKFLDTGPPAEWARHSYDEGDWGMPHKKQDQPRGPADLYSRFPSQQLRMDPPFDPAFKRHSYAEGVHGRYSTQFLPPQGMPDSEFHGRRFTKGQQPHPGPGREADYTAHDKFWNQDYLSTDQYPEPGLPQDLVSPDGFDPVLNYLSSAEPVDFDQGSEKLLAADMPFGSAHPRRPSLGQPYACQTSPTPSNPTEQKRFFQDFTSDRKDPAVKRGLRNWRISSYLSAYDNPGEEGLPMAPPQASDPFEEPSYPIQQTASRVDLSLPKIPNVREFKVPAVPRASHIPSYVKTLTKEQPKQAVEEPAPLTVTKTTPTPSESSSTTDGEKIEEAEQREPKLSALRREDSFRRKYNAAQPRSSRLRSSLIFSSLDQQNTSPDTKSNEQDEEGDKNEPEQAKLPILSQLLGQRRSSSREPIEWSRFIKSATLDHSSSETSKPGEGDSKAGEKDKELPEEDNSKELSENPKAEELLKQPDVEQIKTNEAASQPPLFNLPAFVDMSDPDNRLMFFKELAAKRKAAKAAEAEKNKEKSSVKPSADVKNEAAVIKEGSEANEPTANTAQSSERSVEKSGPAENVGEVVSTLSKEDSVSKESLENMASASEGLSEQHAAAESAVKTVSTEVHKSDCPSLDATEQTVNLDNYVKNADSDATPSIKPEQTKVSSDSKISEQKNSSTAEVLPEKEKLKLLEEPTLSNPAGKAAVPGLSPAPTDSTSPNLTTLVQGTEKSENLSIDSTSEECHSVKSSAVVETASPVLDSNPPDSVQSDTNVSSSLLPKPDTVSQISSSNPSVKISSSDTSTTLSDPKQAGSSDINTKISSSSPAHSILPPNVSTEKTQETVSSLPQESGQSAVQTPQKSETLNAQTPLDSSLQVAAFEASSAIDSAQRESEISSDVHAASEPSTSSLQSTTTSEPEEVSGVSPSPKESQKDVNNAKDEVCESEKHTLKVEKADSDLHQNVSKPENGDSVNDISESVNSVSAPQEVSVSTKESKESEKDECLSQNSVPKTEGISASEVVSYSGNDASESEISSLNPVADDSEASVSTEDIEAINVSPGLSPSVSDSGSLPVKSPAPEPDLKETSTVSTPELTPTHNLPSETASSVKTDIAVNVSQSETTASSQDAPKQAAPPSDLEATGLNVSLQSISDTVCPASETPTDSDEGPQHPSGSSPSSPAEPTSKEAVAVNPPSSTPDVDTSESQTSKPAVASENEKPGTDEEKSSDTKSTNKIEGDSSQDSVSSGKTNDQAKQIICPEPAEVTTKQPKSSQPRYHASTANVLSSSNLRDDTKLLLEQISAQSQTRGETTKESPVTDDEKEDEADKLAKREKERGIRSLNKGQDKPAPEREKLLERIQSMRKERRVYSRFEV